One window of Streptomyces sp. NBC_00273 genomic DNA carries:
- a CDS encoding ABC transporter ATP-binding protein, with translation MADTATQTDTRVPTVIADGVHVIYKVHGAGARKGGATAALSRVFSRKAPPGIKEVHAVKGVTFTAYKGEAIGLIGSNGSGKSTLLAAIAGLQPVARGRIYSHGQPSLLGVNAALMNDLTGERNVVLGGLAMGMSKQQIRERYQGIVDFSGINEKGDFISLPMRTYSSGMGARLRFSIAAAKDHDVLMIDEALATGDAAFQRRSQARIEELREHAGTVFLVSHGINTVRETCDRAIWLEAGVLRMDGPSSEVCDAYEAFTAGR, from the coding sequence GTGGCTGACACCGCGACGCAGACCGACACCCGGGTACCGACCGTCATCGCCGACGGGGTCCACGTCATCTACAAGGTGCACGGCGCCGGCGCCCGCAAGGGTGGAGCCACCGCGGCGCTCAGCCGGGTCTTCTCCCGCAAGGCGCCCCCCGGCATCAAGGAGGTGCACGCCGTCAAGGGCGTCACCTTCACCGCGTACAAGGGCGAGGCCATCGGCCTCATCGGCTCCAACGGTTCGGGCAAGTCCACCCTGCTGGCCGCCATCGCCGGCCTCCAGCCGGTGGCCCGCGGCCGGATCTACTCGCACGGCCAGCCGTCCCTGCTCGGCGTGAACGCCGCCCTGATGAACGACCTGACCGGCGAACGCAACGTCGTCCTCGGCGGTCTCGCGATGGGCATGTCCAAGCAGCAGATCCGCGAGCGCTACCAGGGCATCGTCGACTTCTCCGGCATCAACGAGAAGGGCGACTTCATCTCCCTGCCCATGCGGACGTACTCCTCCGGCATGGGCGCCCGACTGCGGTTCTCCATCGCCGCAGCCAAGGACCACGACGTCCTGATGATCGACGAGGCCCTGGCCACCGGCGACGCGGCCTTCCAGCGGCGCAGCCAGGCCCGCATCGAGGAACTCCGCGAGCACGCCGGCACCGTCTTCCTCGTCAGCCACGGCATCAACACGGTGCGCGAGACCTGCGACCGCGCGATCTGGCTGGAGGCCGGCGTGCTCCGCATGGACGGCCCCTCCTCCGAAGTCTGCGACGCCTACGAGGCCTTCACAGCGGGCCGCTGA
- a CDS encoding ABC transporter permease, translating into MTTATASKTEPAPSAELARLAAAHGLTLSGARPTLPRYIAELWDRRHFVTAYATARMQATYSTAKLGQVWHLVTPLLNAAVYYFIFGIVMQASHGVPDYIPFLITGIFVWDFIGSSINAGTRAVHSNRGLVRALHFPRASLPISTVVQLFQQLLVTMGALVILLLAFGQRPAWSWFLAVPALLLMAVFAAGCAMIMARIGSKSPDVSQLMPFVLRTWMYSSGVMWSIDQMIRSGHLPHHWVLVLLKLNPAAVYIDLMRFALIDSFQAHSLPPHAWPLAIGWALVAGVGGFIWFWKAEEEYGRG; encoded by the coding sequence GTGACCACCGCGACCGCCTCCAAGACCGAGCCCGCCCCCTCCGCGGAACTCGCGCGCCTCGCCGCCGCCCACGGCCTCACCCTCAGCGGCGCCCGCCCCACGCTCCCCCGCTACATCGCGGAACTCTGGGACCGCCGCCACTTCGTGACCGCGTACGCGACCGCCCGCATGCAGGCCACGTACAGCACCGCCAAGCTCGGCCAGGTCTGGCACCTGGTGACCCCGCTCCTCAACGCGGCCGTCTACTACTTCATCTTCGGCATCGTGATGCAGGCCAGCCACGGCGTGCCGGACTACATCCCCTTCCTGATCACCGGCATCTTCGTCTGGGACTTCATCGGCAGCTCCATCAACGCCGGCACCCGCGCCGTCCACAGCAACCGCGGCCTGGTCCGCGCCCTGCACTTCCCCCGCGCCAGCCTGCCCATCTCCACCGTCGTCCAGCTCTTCCAGCAGCTGCTCGTCACCATGGGCGCCCTGGTCATCCTGCTGCTGGCCTTCGGCCAGCGGCCCGCCTGGTCCTGGTTCCTGGCCGTCCCGGCCCTGCTGCTGATGGCCGTCTTCGCCGCCGGCTGCGCGATGATCATGGCGCGCATCGGCAGCAAGAGCCCGGACGTCAGCCAGCTGATGCCCTTCGTCCTGCGCACCTGGATGTACTCCTCGGGCGTCATGTGGTCCATCGACCAGATGATCAGGTCGGGCCACCTGCCGCACCACTGGGTGCTGGTGCTGCTCAAGCTCAACCCCGCCGCCGTCTACATCGACCTGATGCGCTTCGCGCTGATCGACAGCTTCCAGGCGCACTCGCTCCCGCCCCACGCGTGGCCGCTCGCCATCGGCTGGGCCCTGGTCGCCGGCGTCGGCGGCTTCATCTGGTTCTGGAAGGCAGAAGAGGAGTACGGACGTGGCTGA
- a CDS encoding TetR/AcrR family transcriptional regulator — MTPDPAAASAPARRAPAGAAVLRADVTEAIRDAVVEELAAVGFSKMSIEGIARRAGVGKTAVYRRWKSKLHLVLDLVGAFAVDGLPVPATGSLYGDVRALLEVMSHVLRHPVASAVIPDLLVEAARNPEIADAVRGALLDGQRRMAEGIVSDAVARGELPAGIDPAHALDLLIGPLYWRQVVVREAVAGGHLDVLAHQVVAGLKASSGAGE; from the coding sequence ATGACCCCGGACCCCGCCGCCGCTTCCGCCCCCGCCCGTAGAGCTCCCGCCGGGGCCGCCGTCCTGCGCGCGGACGTGACCGAGGCGATCCGTGACGCGGTGGTGGAGGAGCTGGCCGCGGTCGGCTTCTCGAAGATGTCCATCGAGGGCATCGCCCGGCGGGCGGGGGTCGGCAAGACCGCGGTCTACCGGCGGTGGAAGTCGAAGCTGCACCTGGTGCTGGACCTGGTGGGGGCCTTCGCGGTGGACGGCCTGCCGGTGCCCGCGACCGGCTCGCTGTACGGGGACGTACGGGCGCTGCTGGAGGTCATGTCCCACGTGCTGCGGCACCCGGTGGCCTCCGCGGTGATCCCCGACCTGCTCGTGGAGGCGGCGCGGAACCCGGAGATCGCGGACGCGGTGCGCGGCGCACTGCTCGACGGACAGCGGCGGATGGCGGAGGGGATCGTCTCGGACGCGGTCGCCCGCGGCGAGCTCCCGGCGGGCATCGACCCGGCCCACGCCCTCGACCTGCTGATCGGCCCGCTCTACTGGCGCCAGGTGGTGGTCCGGGAAGCGGTGGCGGGCGGCCACCTCGACGTCCTGGCCCACCAGGTGGTGGCGGGCCTGAAGGCGAGCTCCGGCGCCGGCGAATAG
- a CDS encoding bifunctional glycosyltransferase/CDP-glycerol:glycerophosphate glycerophosphotransferase, protein MPRFSVIVPAYKVQAYLQEGLDSVLTQSHSDLELIAVDDASPDACGSIIDEYAARDPRVTAVHLAHNLGPGPARNAGLARASGDYLVFLDGDDILAPGALQAITDRLKATGSPDVLVYDHARALWSGQLVPGRPSHRPSEEGPASFRLADRPALLGMPMAVWNRAYRREYVEREGLAFPPGFYADVPWTYPALLAAESLAVLDRVCVHHRQRRAGSILTTTSRRHLDVFDQYDRVFGYLAGRPELERWRPALHRRMAEHFCAVYADPRRLPRAARTEFFARACVLLRRYHVPGGSGALPLPLSRTDRVRHALMRLGTRRTYRLLSVLRSAGLALGRAVSVLRRGLRESSLRLHYRIQRLLPLRPELAVFSAYWHGGYACNPAAIEATLRELAPQMRTAWICDPEHAPTLPRETTALRPGSAAYWTALARAGYLVTNVNFDRALVKRPGQVLVQTQHGTPLKRVGLDLQDRPAATPTTDFAGLLRGADQWDYLLSSNRHSTLVWEKAVPASYTTLEYGYPRNDAFHRATPAQVLELRERLGIPAGSTAVLYAPTHRDYRRSRPDHLDFERVLQDLGPRFTILARTHLTYADVPPSRGTHPRLIDVSSHPSVEELCLASDALVTDYSSLMFDYAVLDRPIVIHADDWEAYEAARGTYFDLRSCPPGAIARTEDQLVDIFSTGHWQGSRSAQLRAAFRARFCSYDDGHAAERVVRRVFLGQTAPIPAVVPLADRRPTPAAPAAPAAPAPAPALAPVRP, encoded by the coding sequence GTGCCCCGGTTCAGCGTCATCGTGCCCGCGTACAAGGTCCAGGCCTACCTCCAGGAGGGTCTGGACTCGGTACTGACGCAGTCGCACTCGGACCTGGAACTGATCGCGGTCGACGACGCCTCCCCGGATGCCTGTGGTTCGATCATCGACGAGTACGCGGCCCGTGACCCCCGGGTGACGGCCGTCCACCTCGCGCACAACCTGGGCCCGGGGCCGGCCCGCAACGCGGGCCTGGCCCGGGCGAGCGGCGACTACCTGGTCTTCCTCGACGGCGACGACATCCTCGCCCCCGGCGCCCTGCAGGCCATCACCGACCGGCTGAAGGCCACCGGCTCCCCCGACGTCCTGGTCTACGACCACGCGCGCGCCCTGTGGTCGGGCCAACTCGTACCGGGCCGCCCCTCCCACCGGCCGTCCGAGGAGGGCCCGGCCAGCTTCCGGCTCGCCGACCGCCCGGCCCTCCTCGGCATGCCGATGGCGGTCTGGAACAGGGCCTACCGCCGCGAGTACGTGGAGCGCGAGGGCCTCGCGTTCCCGCCCGGCTTCTACGCGGACGTCCCCTGGACCTACCCGGCCCTGCTGGCCGCGGAGTCCCTCGCCGTCCTGGACCGGGTGTGCGTCCACCACCGGCAGCGGCGCGCCGGTTCGATCCTGACCACCACCAGCCGCCGCCACCTCGACGTCTTCGACCAGTACGACCGGGTCTTCGGCTACCTCGCCGGCCGCCCCGAGCTGGAGCGCTGGCGCCCCGCCCTGCACCGCCGGATGGCCGAGCACTTCTGCGCCGTGTACGCGGATCCGCGCCGCCTCCCGCGCGCCGCCCGGACCGAGTTCTTCGCCCGGGCCTGCGTCCTGCTGCGCCGCTACCACGTCCCCGGCGGCAGCGGCGCCCTGCCGCTGCCCCTCTCCCGGACCGACCGGGTCCGGCACGCCCTGATGCGGCTGGGCACCCGGCGCACGTACCGGCTGCTGTCGGTGCTGCGGTCGGCCGGACTGGCGCTGGGACGCGCGGTCTCGGTCCTGCGCCGGGGCCTGCGGGAGTCCTCGTTGCGGCTGCACTACCGGATCCAGCGGCTGCTTCCGCTGCGCCCGGAGCTCGCGGTCTTCTCCGCATACTGGCACGGCGGCTACGCCTGCAACCCGGCGGCGATCGAGGCCACGCTGCGGGAGCTCGCGCCGCAGATGCGCACGGCGTGGATCTGCGACCCGGAGCACGCCCCGACCCTGCCCCGCGAGACGACGGCGCTGCGCCCCGGCTCGGCGGCGTACTGGACCGCCCTGGCCCGGGCCGGATACCTGGTCACGAACGTCAACTTCGACCGGGCCCTGGTCAAGCGTCCGGGCCAGGTCCTCGTCCAGACCCAGCACGGCACCCCGCTCAAGCGGGTGGGCCTCGACCTCCAGGACCGCCCGGCGGCCACCCCGACGACGGACTTCGCGGGACTGCTGCGCGGCGCCGACCAGTGGGACTACCTGCTCTCCTCGAACCGGCACTCCACCTTGGTGTGGGAGAAGGCCGTCCCGGCCTCCTACACGACGCTGGAGTACGGCTACCCGCGCAACGACGCCTTCCACCGGGCGACTCCGGCCCAGGTGCTGGAGCTGCGCGAACGCCTCGGCATCCCGGCGGGCTCGACGGCCGTCCTGTACGCGCCCACGCACCGCGACTACCGGCGCAGTCGGCCGGACCACCTGGACTTCGAGCGGGTGCTGCAGGACCTGGGCCCGCGCTTCACGATCCTGGCCCGCACCCACCTCACGTACGCGGACGTCCCGCCCTCCCGGGGCACGCACCCGCGCCTGATCGACGTCTCCTCCCACCCCTCGGTGGAGGAGCTCTGCCTGGCCTCGGACGCGCTGGTGACGGACTACTCGTCCCTGATGTTCGACTACGCGGTGCTGGACCGGCCGATCGTGATCCACGCGGACGACTGGGAGGCGTACGAGGCGGCCCGGGGCACCTACTTCGACCTGCGCTCGTGCCCGCCCGGCGCGATCGCCCGGACCGAGGACCAGCTGGTGGACATCTTCAGCACGGGCCACTGGCAGGGCTCGCGCTCCGCGCAGTTGCGGGCGGCCTTCCGCGCGCGCTTCTGCTCGTACGACGACGGCCATGCGGCGGAGCGGGTGGTGCGCCGGGTCTTCCTCGGGCAGACGGCCCCGATCCCGGCGGTCGTCCCCCTGGCGGACCGCCGCCCCACTCCCGCGGCTCCCGCGGCTCCCGCGGCTCCCGCACCCGCGCCGGCCCTGGCTCCCGTCCGGCCCTAG
- a CDS encoding carbohydrate ABC transporter permease, which produces MSRSDATPDPTAVEPAAAGPAYARPSHSSHSAPAPAPAKPSYAALVSTKLASGALRVFLVVAALFWLLPTLGLLLSSFVSPTDLNGGGWWQVFTAPSRLTADNYERLLANDTITGSLLNTFAIAVPATLLVLVLGSLAGYAFAWLEFPGRDWLFLLVVGLLVVPVQVALIPVSELFGSIGLFETTAGVVLFHTAFGLPFAVFLLRNFFAEIPRELLEAARLDGAGELRLFARVVLPLGGPAIASLGIFQFLWVWNDMLVALVFADSANPPVTVALQQQVRQFGNNIDVLAPGAFLSMAVPLVVFFAFQRQFVSGVMAGAIK; this is translated from the coding sequence ATGAGCCGTTCCGACGCGACGCCGGACCCGACGGCGGTGGAGCCGGCGGCCGCCGGACCCGCGTACGCCAGGCCCTCGCACTCCTCGCACTCCGCGCCCGCGCCCGCGCCCGCCAAGCCCTCGTACGCCGCCCTCGTCTCCACCAAGCTCGCCTCGGGCGCGCTGCGCGTCTTCCTGGTCGTGGCGGCGCTCTTCTGGCTGCTGCCCACGCTCGGGCTGCTGCTCTCCTCGTTCGTCTCCCCCACCGACCTCAACGGCGGCGGCTGGTGGCAGGTGTTCACCGCGCCCTCGCGGCTGACGGCCGACAACTACGAGCGGCTGCTGGCGAACGACACCATCACCGGCTCGCTCCTGAACACGTTCGCGATCGCCGTGCCGGCCACCCTGCTGGTCCTGGTCCTGGGCTCGCTCGCCGGATACGCCTTCGCCTGGCTGGAGTTCCCCGGCCGGGACTGGCTGTTCCTCCTCGTCGTCGGACTGCTCGTGGTCCCCGTCCAGGTGGCGCTGATCCCCGTCTCCGAACTCTTCGGCTCCATCGGGCTGTTCGAGACCACGGCGGGCGTGGTCCTCTTCCACACCGCCTTCGGGCTGCCCTTCGCCGTGTTCCTGCTGCGCAACTTCTTCGCGGAGATCCCGCGCGAGCTGCTGGAGGCGGCCCGTCTCGACGGGGCGGGTGAACTGCGGCTGTTCGCACGGGTGGTGCTGCCGCTCGGCGGTCCTGCGATCGCCTCGCTCGGCATCTTCCAGTTCCTGTGGGTGTGGAACGACATGCTGGTGGCGCTGGTGTTCGCGGACTCGGCCAACCCGCCGGTCACGGTCGCGCTCCAGCAGCAGGTACGGCAGTTCGGGAACAACATCGACGTGCTCGCGCCCGGCGCGTTCCTGTCGATGGCGGTCCCGCTCGTCGTCTTCTTCGCCTTCCAGCGGCAGTTCGTCTCGGGGGTGATGGCCGGAGCGATCAAGTAG
- a CDS encoding carbohydrate ABC transporter permease, translating into MPAPAAKGVASKGVVSAEARRRRLIAAAFLLPALVLLGALVVHPIGYSLYRSLFDRSGDTFVGGDNYRQILSDDTIRTALKNTALWVVFAPATATALGLIFAVLTERVRWGTAFKLLVFMPMAISMLAAGIIFRLVYDHDPDRGVANAVWVGVHDTFAASSAFPKARPGRDSPLADAGGGAFITRDPVRAGTPVLLPLVGVAPEALPEGTRTAGRSDAVPGKVTGTVWQDFTRGGGGSTNAVDPTEQGYAGMRIEAVKDGRVVDTATAGADGTFTLSAKADGALLRLPAANFREAYAGVEWLGPALVTPAVIGAYVWMWAGFAMVLIGAGLAAVPRELLEAARVDGANEWQVFRRITVPLLAPVLVVVLVTLVINVMKIFDLVFVIAPGAVQDDANVLALQLYRTSFGTDADPGLGSAIAVLLLVLVIPVMLVNIRRLRKEGSR; encoded by the coding sequence GTGCCGGCCCCTGCCGCGAAGGGCGTCGCGTCCAAGGGCGTCGTCTCCGCGGAGGCCAGGCGCCGCCGGCTGATCGCGGCGGCGTTCCTCCTCCCGGCGCTCGTGCTGCTCGGTGCGCTCGTCGTGCACCCGATCGGCTACTCCCTCTACCGCAGCCTCTTCGACCGTTCCGGCGACACCTTCGTCGGCGGCGACAACTACCGGCAGATCCTGAGCGACGACACGATCCGCACCGCCCTGAAGAACACGGCGCTCTGGGTGGTGTTCGCCCCGGCCACGGCCACCGCCCTCGGCCTGATCTTCGCGGTCCTCACCGAACGGGTCCGCTGGGGAACGGCGTTCAAGCTGCTGGTGTTCATGCCGATGGCGATCTCGATGCTGGCCGCGGGCATCATCTTCCGGCTCGTCTACGACCACGATCCCGACCGCGGGGTCGCCAACGCGGTCTGGGTCGGGGTCCACGACACCTTCGCGGCGTCCTCGGCCTTCCCCAAGGCCCGCCCGGGCCGGGACTCGCCGCTCGCGGACGCCGGCGGGGGCGCCTTCATCACCCGCGACCCCGTCCGCGCGGGTACCCCGGTGCTGCTCCCGCTGGTCGGTGTGGCCCCGGAGGCGCTGCCGGAGGGGACCCGTACCGCAGGCAGGTCGGACGCCGTGCCGGGGAAGGTCACCGGCACCGTCTGGCAGGACTTCACCCGGGGCGGGGGCGGGTCGACGAACGCGGTCGACCCGACCGAGCAGGGCTACGCCGGGATGCGGATCGAGGCGGTCAAGGACGGCCGGGTGGTCGATACGGCGACGGCCGGCGCCGACGGCACCTTCACCCTGTCCGCGAAGGCCGACGGGGCCCTGCTGCGGCTGCCCGCGGCCAACTTCCGGGAGGCGTACGCGGGGGTGGAGTGGCTCGGCCCGGCGCTCGTCACCCCGGCGGTCATCGGGGCGTACGTATGGATGTGGGCCGGTTTCGCGATGGTGCTGATCGGGGCCGGGCTGGCCGCCGTACCGCGTGAGCTGCTGGAGGCGGCGCGCGTGGACGGGGCGAACGAGTGGCAGGTGTTCCGGCGGATCACCGTCCCGCTGCTGGCGCCCGTCCTGGTGGTCGTGCTCGTCACCCTCGTCATCAACGTCATGAAGATCTTCGACCTGGTCTTCGTGATCGCCCCGGGTGCGGTCCAGGACGACGCGAACGTGCTCGCGCTCCAGCTGTACCGGACCTCGTTCGGCACGGACGCCGATCCGGGGCTGGGCAGCGCGATCGCGGTGTTGCTGCTGGTGCTGGTGATCCCAGTGATGCTCGTGAACATCCGTCGGCTGCGCAAGGAGGGGTCCCGATGA
- a CDS encoding ABC transporter substrate-binding protein, translated as MRRHGTSRTTLTWTALAAAAALVLSACGDGGTDEPQGPEGSTAAPRVQLPKLPGEKLEVAAVWTGPEQENFTKVLKEFEKRTGASVTFVPAQDPIVTFLGAKIAGGAPPDVALLPQVGALKAAVENKWVQPLGPEAAAQLNANYSKGWRTLGAVGGTQYGVYYKAANKSLIWYNAKAFEAAGVKPPKTWKELISAADTLSASGTPAVSVAGADGWTLTDWFENIYLSQAGPEKYDQLAKHQIKWTDDSVKQALTTLGELFGRKDFLAGGPSGALSTEFPKSVTQTFTGGDRPAAAMVFEGDFVAVNIAQTQAKVGEDALVFPFPAVGEKAPVVSGGDVAVALKPSKGAQALLTFLASPDAAEIHARQGGFVSPNKAVDPGAYPNAIQRDIAKALIAAGDDFRFDMSDQAPAAFGGTPGAGEWKALQDFLANPSDVAGTQAKLEADAAKAYGN; from the coding sequence ATGCGCAGGCACGGAACGAGCCGTACGACACTCACCTGGACGGCGCTCGCCGCGGCGGCCGCCCTCGTGCTCTCTGCATGCGGGGACGGCGGGACGGACGAACCGCAGGGTCCCGAGGGCAGCACGGCCGCACCCCGGGTGCAGTTACCGAAGCTGCCCGGCGAGAAGCTGGAGGTCGCCGCGGTCTGGACGGGCCCGGAGCAGGAGAACTTCACCAAGGTCCTGAAGGAGTTCGAGAAGCGGACGGGTGCCTCCGTCACCTTCGTCCCGGCCCAGGACCCGATCGTCACCTTCCTCGGCGCGAAGATCGCGGGTGGTGCGCCGCCGGACGTGGCGCTGCTCCCGCAGGTCGGGGCGCTGAAGGCGGCCGTGGAGAACAAGTGGGTGCAACCGCTGGGCCCGGAGGCCGCCGCCCAGCTGAACGCGAACTACTCGAAGGGCTGGCGGACGCTCGGCGCCGTCGGGGGCACCCAGTACGGCGTGTACTACAAGGCTGCCAACAAGTCGCTGATCTGGTACAACGCGAAGGCCTTCGAGGCGGCGGGGGTCAAGCCCCCGAAGACCTGGAAGGAACTGATCAGCGCGGCCGACACGCTGTCCGCGTCCGGCACCCCGGCCGTTTCGGTGGCGGGTGCGGACGGCTGGACCCTCACCGACTGGTTCGAGAACATCTACCTCTCCCAGGCCGGGCCGGAGAAGTACGACCAGCTGGCCAAGCACCAGATCAAGTGGACGGACGACAGCGTCAAGCAGGCGCTGACCACGCTCGGCGAGCTGTTCGGCCGCAAGGACTTCCTGGCCGGCGGGCCGAGCGGGGCGCTGTCCACGGAGTTCCCGAAGTCGGTGACGCAGACCTTCACCGGCGGCGACCGGCCGGCGGCCGCGATGGTCTTCGAGGGCGACTTCGTGGCGGTGAACATCGCGCAGACGCAGGCGAAGGTGGGCGAGGACGCCCTCGTCTTCCCCTTCCCGGCGGTCGGCGAGAAGGCTCCGGTGGTCTCGGGAGGCGACGTGGCGGTCGCCCTGAAGCCGTCGAAGGGGGCGCAGGCGCTGCTGACCTTCCTGGCGTCGCCGGACGCGGCGGAGATCCACGCCCGGCAGGGCGGCTTCGTCTCCCCGAACAAGGCGGTGGACCCGGGCGCCTATCCGAACGCCATCCAGCGGGACATCGCCAAGGCGCTGATCGCCGCGGGCGACGACTTCCGCTTCGACATGTCGGACCAGGCCCCGGCGGCCTTCGGCGGGACCCCGGGCGCGGGTGAGTGGAAGGCGCTCCAGGACTTCCTGGCGAACCCGTCGGACGTGGCGGGCACCCAGGCGAAACTGGAGGCGGACGCGGCCAAGGCCTACGGGAACTGA